The proteins below come from a single Saccharopolyspora sp. SCSIO 74807 genomic window:
- the xerC gene encoding tyrosine-type recombinase/integrase, with the protein MALGTSILKAMSAARPNSRPKGNIEERGGALRVRLYAGTDPVTGRQSYLRATIPGTNKAAWDKADAKLAEFRTQVAKQRSAQSSVKLSYALDEWLRTTELAESTRHTYEGYVSRTIEPALGGVAVNKLTARMLETFYTELRRCRARCNGKPSIEKHAKADEHDCAEAGCKPHSCKPMGNSTVRQIHAILSGTLDAAERWDWISSNPARVARKPKQKRPEPDPPTPAEAARLSERAFEMDEDWGTLVWLAMTTGMRRGELVGLRFSRVDLDEEVIDLRRNWVRGVEKGTKTHQNRRIALDSETVTLLKEHKERVRERVERIGASFTEDLFVFGGRKTPDHSEPYSPNAITQRYKDMATRLGISTHLHSLRHYSATELLTAGVDLPTVSGRLGHGGGGATTLRVYAAWVAASDRKAAEILGSRMPKRNKPAE; encoded by the coding sequence ATGGCCTTGGGCACGAGTATACTCAAGGCCATGAGTGCTGCTCGCCCGAACTCGCGGCCCAAGGGCAACATCGAGGAGCGCGGCGGCGCGCTTCGCGTACGGCTATACGCCGGGACCGACCCCGTCACCGGTCGACAGAGCTACCTCCGCGCCACCATCCCCGGCACGAACAAGGCCGCCTGGGATAAGGCAGACGCGAAGCTCGCCGAGTTCCGCACGCAAGTGGCCAAGCAGCGGTCGGCGCAGTCCTCGGTGAAGCTCAGTTACGCGCTCGATGAGTGGCTGCGGACGACAGAGCTTGCTGAGAGCACACGGCACACGTACGAGGGCTACGTCTCGCGCACGATCGAACCGGCACTCGGCGGCGTCGCGGTGAACAAGCTGACCGCCCGAATGCTGGAAACCTTCTACACGGAGTTGCGCCGCTGCCGTGCCCGCTGCAACGGCAAGCCCAGCATCGAGAAGCACGCCAAAGCAGACGAGCACGACTGCGCGGAAGCAGGCTGCAAACCGCACTCGTGCAAGCCGATGGGCAACTCCACCGTTCGCCAGATTCACGCCATCCTCAGCGGCACGCTCGACGCCGCCGAACGCTGGGACTGGATCAGCTCCAACCCGGCACGGGTCGCACGCAAGCCGAAGCAGAAACGACCTGAACCCGACCCGCCCACTCCGGCCGAAGCCGCACGGCTCTCGGAAAGGGCGTTCGAGATGGACGAGGACTGGGGAACGCTGGTGTGGCTGGCCATGACGACCGGGATGCGCCGCGGCGAACTCGTCGGACTCCGCTTCTCACGAGTCGACTTGGACGAAGAGGTGATCGACCTCCGCCGCAACTGGGTCCGCGGTGTCGAGAAGGGCACCAAAACTCACCAGAACCGCCGCATAGCCCTCGACTCCGAAACCGTGACGCTGCTCAAGGAACACAAGGAGCGAGTGCGCGAGCGCGTCGAGCGGATCGGCGCCAGCTTCACGGAAGACCTGTTCGTCTTCGGCGGCAGGAAGACCCCGGATCACTCCGAGCCCTACTCCCCCAACGCCATCACCCAGCGGTACAAGGACATGGCGACCCGGCTCGGCATCTCCACTCACCTCCACTCGCTGCGCCACTACTCCGCCACCGAACTACTCACCGCCGGAGTCGACCTCCCCACCGTCTCCGGCCGCCTCGGCCACGGCGGCGGAGGCGCAACCACACTCCGCGTCTATGCGGCGTGGGTAGCCGCATCCGACCGGAAGGCAGCCGAAATCCTCGGAAGCAGGATGCCCAAGCGAAACAAGCCTGCCGAGTAA
- a CDS encoding helix-turn-helix domain-containing protein — MEQNSENAGRPTFYTVREAARIMRCNPSTLYRAIRENAFPAVRVRTRYVVPSVAVDQLAAEASESGARVDVAQMAAERRTARDVARLNGGAPW, encoded by the coding sequence ATGGAACAGAACTCCGAGAACGCCGGGCGACCGACGTTCTACACAGTTCGGGAAGCGGCGCGGATCATGCGCTGCAACCCCTCGACGCTGTACCGGGCGATCCGGGAGAACGCCTTCCCCGCCGTCCGGGTCCGCACCCGCTACGTCGTCCCGAGCGTCGCCGTGGACCAGCTCGCCGCCGAGGCGAGCGAGTCCGGGGCTCGCGTGGACGTGGCTCAGATGGCCGCCGAACGCCGGACCGCTCGCGACGTGGCGCGGCTGAACGGGGGTGCGCCGTGGTGA
- a CDS encoding AAA domain-containing protein, which produces MIDPRCEAVLIQDQSGRFQDQTRDVSGHDSADGKVGIVFNGGRRYAYRPERVSILAGPEQVVVGEHERVEVNGAVWSSAVEVCTFSGAEGAWSRVFYRTQRGEDHRCYPAAQVRVLNCPPPTGLEAGVRDYWNAVVAGLPAGDPLRRPYERLEFIHPESALRSYLSAAPIRTREAGTAPIFPFRCNLSQRAAVDGALTHDLSVIEGPPGTGKTETILNLIANVVVRRETVAVVSHTNAAVDNVQEKLAELGFGHVLANLGNKDKQAKFFAGQTTRNEQVRAFAAETPENPDPARLAEVDDRLRRLQRDERRSAELRQEVEAYRLELRHFEQHLRREELPDLEGLPLLRRSSARVLDYLAESDLERNGARPGLLRRIRKYFKYGSLRGIDPGDTDVVVRLQRAYYEKRIAELDEQLRRLDDGLERAEFGALAEEHRDLSIRALRAELGSRYRNRPRKTYRQDKYKRGNEFQDFLADYPVVLSTCHSLADSIASGVLLDYLIIDEASQVDPIVAGLALACCRNLVVVGDARQLAPIAPKPAEDLQPPSPAYDCRNSLLDSLREIHGDDALPRTLLREHYRCSPAIIGFCNKKFYDNELIPYTSGGAERSMLVWRTAEGNHMRKHREGGRSNQREVDVIEAEVIPQHRGGIADADIGVTTPYRLQSDKAGDVLDGIDVNTVHKFQGRQKEMVVLTTVLDETRYGRTGLPFVDEPKLINVAVSRAKQRFVLVTNHDMMPLSRHIRDLVGYIRYQDLGDGVADSSIISIFDLLYQDFSQRLEALRKRTLRRTEYPSENIAWTVLGEILGEEGNEHLTAVPQVLLKNLFPDQSRLTQRQRTLVKHRSSVDFVVYNRVTNQALLAIEVDGFKYHEDNPAQLERDGVKDAIFREHDMPILRLPTTGSREQERIRRALADAADHWATRG; this is translated from the coding sequence GTGATCGATCCACGTTGCGAAGCCGTCCTGATCCAAGATCAGTCCGGGCGGTTCCAGGACCAGACGCGAGATGTGTCCGGACACGATTCGGCCGACGGGAAGGTCGGCATCGTGTTCAACGGTGGCCGCCGGTACGCGTACCGCCCGGAGCGCGTTTCGATCCTCGCCGGTCCGGAGCAGGTAGTCGTCGGTGAACACGAGCGGGTCGAGGTGAACGGCGCCGTGTGGTCGAGCGCCGTGGAGGTCTGCACGTTCTCCGGAGCGGAAGGTGCGTGGTCTCGGGTCTTCTACCGGACGCAGCGGGGTGAGGACCACCGCTGCTATCCGGCGGCCCAGGTGCGGGTGCTGAACTGCCCTCCGCCGACAGGACTCGAGGCCGGGGTGCGCGACTACTGGAACGCGGTCGTGGCGGGGCTCCCCGCGGGTGATCCGTTGCGGCGCCCGTACGAAAGGTTGGAGTTCATCCATCCGGAGAGCGCGCTGCGTTCCTACCTCTCGGCCGCCCCGATCCGGACCCGGGAGGCGGGCACCGCCCCGATCTTTCCGTTCCGCTGCAACCTCAGCCAGCGCGCGGCGGTGGACGGGGCGCTCACCCACGACCTGTCGGTCATCGAAGGCCCGCCAGGCACCGGCAAGACCGAGACGATCCTGAACCTGATCGCGAACGTCGTCGTCCGGCGCGAAACCGTGGCAGTGGTCTCGCACACCAACGCCGCCGTGGACAACGTGCAGGAGAAGCTCGCCGAGCTCGGCTTCGGGCACGTGCTCGCCAACCTCGGAAACAAGGACAAGCAAGCGAAGTTCTTCGCCGGCCAGACCACCCGCAACGAGCAGGTTCGCGCATTCGCCGCCGAGACCCCGGAAAACCCCGATCCCGCGCGGCTGGCCGAAGTGGACGATCGGCTGCGCCGGTTGCAGCGGGACGAGCGGCGCAGCGCCGAGCTCCGCCAGGAGGTCGAGGCGTACCGGCTGGAACTGCGGCACTTCGAGCAGCACCTGCGCCGTGAGGAGCTACCCGACCTGGAAGGGCTGCCGCTGCTGCGCCGCTCGTCCGCCCGCGTCCTGGACTACCTGGCCGAAAGCGACCTGGAACGCAACGGTGCCCGGCCGGGGCTGCTGCGGCGGATCCGGAAGTACTTCAAATACGGATCGCTGCGCGGGATCGACCCCGGGGACACCGACGTGGTCGTGCGGCTCCAGCGCGCGTACTACGAAAAGCGGATCGCCGAGTTGGACGAACAGCTCCGCCGACTCGACGACGGCCTGGAGCGGGCGGAATTCGGGGCGCTCGCGGAAGAGCACCGGGATCTTTCGATCCGGGCCCTGCGCGCCGAACTCGGTTCTCGGTACCGGAACCGTCCGCGCAAGACCTATCGGCAGGACAAGTACAAGCGGGGCAACGAGTTCCAGGACTTCCTCGCGGACTACCCGGTCGTGCTGAGCACCTGCCACTCGCTCGCGGACAGCATAGCGAGCGGAGTCCTGCTCGACTACCTGATCATCGACGAGGCTTCGCAGGTCGACCCGATCGTCGCCGGGCTGGCGCTGGCGTGCTGCCGCAATCTCGTCGTGGTCGGAGACGCGCGGCAACTGGCCCCGATCGCACCGAAGCCGGCGGAGGACCTCCAACCGCCGAGTCCCGCTTACGACTGCCGCAACAGCCTCCTGGACTCGCTGCGGGAAATCCACGGCGACGACGCGCTCCCGCGAACGCTGCTGCGGGAGCACTACCGGTGTTCCCCGGCGATCATCGGTTTTTGCAACAAGAAGTTCTACGACAACGAGCTCATCCCGTACACCAGCGGCGGCGCCGAGCGCTCGATGCTCGTGTGGCGCACTGCCGAGGGCAACCACATGCGCAAGCACCGCGAAGGGGGCCGCTCGAACCAGCGCGAGGTGGACGTCATCGAAGCCGAGGTGATCCCGCAGCACCGCGGCGGAATCGCGGATGCGGACATCGGCGTCACGACCCCGTACCGGTTGCAGAGCGACAAGGCGGGTGACGTCCTCGACGGGATCGACGTCAACACCGTGCACAAGTTCCAGGGCAGGCAGAAGGAGATGGTCGTGCTGACCACGGTCCTCGACGAGACCCGGTACGGCCGGACCGGGCTGCCGTTCGTGGACGAGCCGAAGCTGATCAACGTGGCGGTGTCCCGGGCGAAGCAGCGGTTCGTCCTGGTCACCAACCACGACATGATGCCGCTCAGCCGCCACATCCGGGATCTGGTCGGCTACATCCGCTACCAGGACCTCGGCGATGGCGTGGCGGACAGCTCGATCATCTCGATCTTCGACCTGCTCTACCAGGATTTCTCGCAGCGGTTGGAGGCGTTGAGAAAACGAACCCTGCGCCGGACCGAGTACCCCTCCGAGAACATCGCGTGGACGGTGCTCGGCGAAATCCTCGGCGAGGAGGGAAACGAGCACCTCACCGCGGTGCCCCAGGTCCTGCTGAAGAACCTGTTCCCCGACCAGAGCCGGCTCACGCAGCGGCAACGGACACTCGTCAAGCACCGCTCTTCGGTCGATTTCGTCGTCTACAACCGCGTGACGAACCAGGCGCTGCTGGCGATCGAGGTCGACGGCTTCAAGTACCACGAGGACAACCCGGCCCAACTGGAGCGGGACGGGGTCAAGGACGCGATCTTCCGGGAGCACGACATGCCGATCCTGCGGCTGCCGACCACGGGAAGCCGGGAGCAGGAACGGATCCGGCGGGCCCTGGCGGACGCCGCGGACCACTGGGCGACTCGCGGATGA
- a CDS encoding WhiB family transcriptional regulator, producing the protein MTPEENERLARLDLLRSLPLGALTDVVTQNGRCLWEFTEGDPPDVSGSAEPDRELAARLCAGCPVRDECLELEFRSAGAETVGVWGALSEEDRRALYPMWRARREAERGDWE; encoded by the coding sequence GTGACCCCCGAGGAGAACGAACGGCTCGCCCGGTTGGACCTGCTGCGGTCCCTGCCGCTGGGCGCACTCACCGACGTGGTCACGCAGAACGGCCGCTGCCTGTGGGAGTTCACCGAGGGCGATCCGCCTGACGTGTCCGGCAGTGCCGAACCGGATCGGGAGTTGGCCGCGCGGCTGTGCGCGGGCTGCCCGGTTCGTGACGAGTGCTTGGAACTGGAATTTCGCTCCGCAGGGGCCGAAACGGTCGGCGTGTGGGGCGCACTGTCCGAAGAGGACCGCCGTGCGCTCTACCCGATGTGGCGGGCTCGCCGCGAGGCCGAAAGGGGTGACTGGGAATGA
- a CDS encoding FtsK/SpoIIIE domain-containing protein, with protein MNPSDETHRDPVNEVERKVFDAEIVDEPRRERARRFAKWWLNSPRVPSRLKSWPLLRQALLDAAAWVLRSPWTFLRAVVRGAVLVVRQWRRWVRVHDYREAAEESEKLADKFLEIRSLTLFRWKVTGSVALAAVGAGVVLSVLFGLSALWAVLAAVAVVFAVTGRRKEGAPGRKPVLAGPRSLTWTMDPQVLVDAFRDAKLIGKDESLRLVERAARSGDGWAITVDLPATRKAADVVKNREALASALAVDEVQLIAERVRGKGGHAGRVFLWVADDDPYSGPPPKCPLLEVDSWDAWRPVPFGRDARNRRIDLPLVWTSLVVGAIPRQGKTFATRLAVAGLVLDPYVRLYVFDGKGGKDWEAAAEVAHRFVCGDEDRHVAAVRDFLIELVGEVQQRYTRMSKLDDDLCSESKITRTISRDGDLGMPVTAVVLDEVQVFLDDPSPEEVGGKKTTRGAYIADLLAYLARKGPAAGIVVILATQRPDSNTIPSRLRSVLGSRFALRVMDWRDSNIVLGEQMNTRGFDASTLLPSHKGVGILRPDGEADGTGDVLAMTVRTYYLPNPEWRTICNRGRKLREAAGTLTGHAAGDTTSGAVDSSAVAHALGAVPAEPAELPDPLGAILDYLGDDLETREFVPTAELTDALGMEPTAFGRRMGDLGCQPRRGRLVGDDGTARQVRGYYSADLRAVIEEHRTGTDEGGT; from the coding sequence ATGAACCCATCGGACGAGACGCATCGCGATCCCGTGAACGAGGTGGAACGGAAGGTGTTCGACGCCGAGATAGTGGACGAACCGCGCCGTGAACGGGCACGACGGTTCGCGAAGTGGTGGCTGAACTCTCCGCGCGTGCCCTCCCGGTTGAAGTCCTGGCCGCTGCTGCGGCAAGCACTCCTGGACGCCGCCGCATGGGTGCTGCGTTCACCGTGGACATTCCTGCGAGCCGTGGTCCGCGGCGCGGTGTTGGTCGTGCGCCAGTGGCGGCGGTGGGTGCGCGTGCACGACTACCGCGAGGCCGCCGAGGAGTCCGAGAAGCTGGCGGACAAGTTCCTGGAAATCCGCTCGCTGACGCTGTTCCGCTGGAAGGTCACCGGAAGTGTCGCACTCGCCGCAGTCGGCGCAGGCGTGGTTCTCAGTGTCCTGTTCGGACTGTCGGCACTGTGGGCAGTGTTGGCTGCTGTCGCTGTGGTATTCGCGGTGACCGGTCGCCGCAAGGAAGGCGCACCGGGCCGGAAGCCGGTTCTCGCGGGTCCGCGTTCGCTGACGTGGACGATGGACCCGCAAGTCCTGGTCGACGCCTTCCGGGACGCGAAGCTGATCGGCAAGGACGAATCGCTGCGCCTGGTCGAACGAGCGGCGCGTTCCGGCGACGGTTGGGCGATCACCGTGGACCTGCCAGCCACTCGCAAAGCCGCGGACGTGGTCAAGAACAGGGAAGCACTCGCCTCCGCACTCGCCGTGGACGAAGTGCAGCTCATCGCCGAACGAGTCCGCGGCAAAGGCGGGCACGCAGGACGGGTGTTCCTGTGGGTTGCCGACGACGACCCCTACTCCGGACCGCCGCCGAAGTGCCCGCTGCTCGAAGTGGACTCGTGGGATGCGTGGCGACCGGTCCCGTTCGGCCGCGACGCGCGAAACCGGCGGATAGACCTGCCGTTGGTGTGGACATCCCTGGTCGTCGGTGCGATTCCACGGCAAGGCAAGACGTTCGCTACCCGACTCGCGGTCGCCGGCTTGGTCCTCGACCCGTACGTGCGGCTGTACGTCTTCGACGGCAAAGGCGGAAAGGACTGGGAAGCCGCAGCGGAAGTCGCGCACCGCTTCGTGTGCGGCGACGAGGACCGACACGTAGCGGCGGTCCGAGACTTCCTCATCGAGCTGGTCGGCGAAGTGCAGCAACGCTACACGCGCATGTCCAAACTGGACGACGACCTGTGTTCCGAATCGAAGATCACGCGGACGATCTCGCGGGACGGCGACCTCGGGATGCCCGTCACCGCAGTGGTCTTGGACGAGGTGCAAGTCTTCCTCGATGACCCGTCGCCCGAGGAAGTCGGCGGCAAGAAGACGACTCGCGGCGCCTACATCGCGGACCTGCTGGCCTACCTCGCCCGGAAGGGTCCAGCCGCCGGGATCGTCGTCATCCTGGCTACTCAGCGGCCGGACTCCAACACGATTCCGTCCCGGCTCCGCTCGGTGCTCGGCTCGCGCTTCGCCCTGCGGGTGATGGACTGGCGAGACTCGAACATCGTGCTCGGCGAACAGATGAACACCCGTGGCTTTGACGCCTCCACACTGCTCCCGAGCCACAAAGGGGTAGGCATTCTGCGGCCGGACGGCGAGGCGGACGGCACCGGCGACGTACTCGCCATGACCGTGCGGACGTACTACCTGCCCAACCCCGAATGGCGAACCATCTGCAACCGAGGCCGGAAGCTGCGCGAGGCAGCGGGCACCCTCACCGGCCACGCAGCAGGCGACACCACGAGTGGCGCGGTCGACTCCTCTGCGGTCGCGCACGCGCTCGGCGCGGTTCCCGCCGAACCGGCCGAGCTGCCCGACCCGCTCGGCGCGATCCTCGACTACCTCGGCGACGACTTGGAGACCCGCGAGTTCGTACCGACCGCCGAACTCACCGACGCACTCGGCATGGAACCAACCGCATTCGGCCGCCGGATGGGCGATCTCGGATGCCAGCCACGCCGAGGACGACTCGTCGGTGACGACGGCACCGCCCGGCAGGTTCGCGGCTACTACAGCGCCGACCTCCGAGCCGTCATCGAGGAACACCGAACGGGCACCGACGAGGGCGGGACATAG
- a CDS encoding XRE family transcriptional regulator, whose protein sequence is MTEDWTAVAHAINQRVSELGMRQRELAERSHVSQAIVRELQHNTVERRRSARTLEALSLALGWHAEHLSAVLDRRTPPAAGEPLSSKDDVPSRLTAIEQHLRQITEKLDELNSRLPAETGRGSGQGG, encoded by the coding sequence GTGACGGAGGACTGGACTGCGGTCGCTCACGCGATCAACCAGCGCGTGAGCGAACTCGGTATGCGGCAACGCGAGCTGGCCGAGCGCTCGCACGTGTCGCAAGCGATCGTGCGCGAGTTGCAGCACAACACCGTTGAGCGGCGGCGGAGCGCGCGCACGCTCGAAGCCCTCTCGCTGGCGCTGGGCTGGCACGCCGAACACCTCTCCGCAGTCCTGGACCGACGCACACCACCCGCGGCCGGCGAACCACTGTCCAGCAAAGACGACGTACCCAGCCGGCTGACCGCCATCGAGCAGCACCTTCGCCAGATCACCGAAAAACTCGACGAGCTGAACTCGCGACTCCCCGCCGAGACCGGCCGTGGCAGCGGGCAAGGCGGATAG
- a CDS encoding DCL family protein, translated as MARKPIVIGERFFALKKDAEQECRSILYRYRPGDTVSTPEDERLLLDVLNMHPDRDRKVGHGIDHFEVRENPQIQRKRTIYLVRSDGSETDFSYLKCLTPPSQAKLAKATLRRAVVPQINEFIRETYQRCGALTCAITGEALDRSQAHVDHYNPTFDMLSKAFADSEGGWDAISTKSSDGMIGKEIADPDQAGRWDRYHRDFSSLRIVSVQSNLSLLRQSAR; from the coding sequence ATGGCGCGAAAACCAATCGTCATCGGGGAACGATTTTTTGCACTCAAGAAGGACGCCGAGCAAGAGTGCCGTTCAATACTCTACAGATATCGGCCGGGCGATACTGTATCAACCCCCGAAGACGAGAGGCTCCTTCTTGATGTATTGAATATGCATCCCGACAGGGATCGAAAAGTGGGGCACGGCATCGATCACTTTGAGGTTCGGGAAAATCCGCAGATCCAACGCAAGCGAACGATATACCTGGTCCGCAGCGACGGGTCGGAAACGGATTTTTCTTACCTGAAGTGTTTAACTCCCCCAAGTCAAGCAAAGTTGGCGAAAGCGACCCTCCGCAGGGCTGTCGTTCCACAGATCAACGAGTTCATCCGCGAAACATACCAAAGATGTGGGGCGCTAACCTGTGCAATCACCGGGGAAGCGCTCGATCGCAGCCAAGCACACGTTGACCACTACAATCCGACTTTCGACATGCTAAGCAAAGCGTTTGCCGATTCAGAAGGGGGCTGGGATGCCATATCCACAAAAAGTTCCGATGGCATGATCGGAAAAGAGATCGCTGATCCTGACCAGGCGGGCCGCTGGGATAGGTATCATCGCGACTTTTCTTCGCTGCGGATCGTATCAGTACAATCCAATCTATCGCTGCTTCGTCAGAGCGCACGGTAA
- a CDS encoding ANTAR domain-containing response regulator: MTTPAAEDPREAKPVERRVLVAEDEALIRLDLVEMLKEEGYQVVGEAGDGQEAVRLAEELRPDLVILDIKMPKMDGIEAASNIAGERIAPVVILTAFSQRDLVERARDAGAMAYLVKPFAKRDLVPAVELAVSRFTEVQALEAEVADLSERLEARKTIERAKGLLMSKHNLSEPESFRWLQRTAMDRRTTMKAVAQAVLDNLE; the protein is encoded by the coding sequence GTGACCACGCCGGCTGCCGAGGACCCACGCGAGGCCAAGCCCGTCGAACGTCGCGTACTCGTGGCCGAGGACGAGGCGTTGATCAGACTCGATCTGGTGGAGATGCTCAAAGAAGAGGGATACCAGGTCGTCGGCGAGGCCGGGGACGGGCAGGAAGCCGTGCGGCTGGCCGAGGAGCTGCGGCCGGACCTGGTGATCCTGGACATCAAGATGCCGAAGATGGACGGGATCGAGGCCGCATCGAACATCGCGGGGGAGCGGATCGCGCCGGTGGTGATCCTCACCGCGTTCAGCCAGCGCGACCTGGTCGAGCGCGCCCGCGACGCGGGGGCGATGGCCTACCTGGTCAAGCCGTTCGCGAAGCGGGACCTGGTGCCCGCGGTCGAACTCGCGGTGTCCCGGTTCACCGAAGTGCAGGCGCTGGAGGCCGAGGTCGCCGACCTCAGCGAGCGGCTGGAGGCGCGCAAGACCATCGAGCGCGCCAAGGGCCTGCTGATGAGCAAGCACAACCTCTCCGAGCCGGAATCCTTCCGCTGGCTGCAGCGCACCGCCATGGACCGCCGGACCACGATGAAGGCCGTGGCCCAGGCGGTGCTGGACAACCTCGAGTGA
- a CDS encoding NUDIX hydrolase produces the protein MSTERGAWQVYGERTIYDNRYVRLGLVDVEPPDGRRFEHHVVHLDRVAVALIVNERDEVLMLWRYRFATDEWGYELLGGIVDGDEESTATALRETSEESGWEPLGEPEHLVSFEPIPGMVTAQFDVYLWRGAKHIGDPTDEEEAGTIEWVPLDRVIELTQQRKLLGSGTLVALLYYLASRGAAGKDQAAESP, from the coding sequence GTGAGCACTGAGCGCGGAGCATGGCAGGTGTACGGGGAGCGGACGATCTACGACAACCGGTATGTCCGGTTGGGGCTGGTGGATGTCGAGCCGCCGGACGGGCGGCGGTTCGAGCATCACGTGGTCCACCTGGACCGGGTCGCGGTGGCGCTGATCGTCAACGAGCGCGACGAAGTGCTGATGCTATGGCGCTACCGGTTCGCCACAGATGAGTGGGGTTATGAGCTGTTGGGCGGCATCGTTGACGGGGACGAGGAGTCCACGGCGACGGCACTGCGTGAGACAAGCGAGGAGAGCGGTTGGGAACCGCTCGGCGAGCCGGAGCACCTGGTGAGCTTCGAGCCGATTCCGGGCATGGTCACGGCTCAGTTCGATGTCTACCTGTGGCGCGGCGCGAAGCACATCGGCGACCCGACCGACGAAGAGGAAGCCGGAACCATCGAGTGGGTTCCGCTGGACCGGGTCATCGAGCTGACGCAGCAGCGCAAGCTGCTCGGGTCCGGGACGTTGGTCGCGTTGCTGTACTACCTGGCCTCACGTGGAGCCGCCGGGAAGGATCAAGCCGCTGAGTCGCCGTAG
- a CDS encoding tetratricopeptide repeat protein — MSPKTRLQAVRRQLGYSADDVIRMLGQRGERLRIPIMTPTSLKTKLSRWENGHESVSEPYRRLFREVYGRTDEEMGFPSEPDDEDLAELRNRIAIARRVDPEMVEVFRQQVDHARQIDRRFGGVTMLDQLRSNIDHVGSLLGYSTLTGHRETLAGVLTEASTLAGWEALDRSAHGQAWEHYERAKTAAREALSAPLVAHATAEQAFVLIDIGETAAAAEQLAAARELASEAAPPLLRAWLAAAHGEGLSALGHRDGALRAFDEADQLLPAEATDPALPFLFLAGAHLDRWRGNALSKLGEPEAIDQLTDALPRLPEAFTRARTGILVDLAYAHAAAGDRDAALEHSRQARRLASQIKSDRQLRRLSGLILPGGST; from the coding sequence ATGAGTCCGAAAACCCGCTTGCAAGCGGTGCGCAGACAGCTCGGCTACTCGGCCGATGACGTGATTCGGATGCTCGGTCAGCGCGGGGAACGGCTCAGGATTCCGATCATGACGCCGACCAGCCTGAAAACGAAGCTCTCCCGTTGGGAGAACGGGCACGAGTCGGTCAGCGAGCCGTACCGGCGCCTGTTCCGCGAGGTCTACGGGCGCACCGACGAGGAGATGGGCTTCCCGTCCGAGCCGGACGACGAAGATCTAGCCGAGCTGCGCAACCGGATCGCCATCGCGCGTCGGGTCGATCCGGAGATGGTGGAGGTCTTTCGCCAGCAGGTCGACCACGCCCGGCAAATCGATCGCCGTTTCGGCGGCGTCACCATGCTCGACCAGCTCCGGAGCAACATCGACCATGTGGGAAGCCTGCTCGGGTACAGCACCCTGACCGGGCACCGCGAAACGCTCGCGGGCGTGCTCACCGAAGCGTCCACATTGGCCGGATGGGAAGCACTCGACCGCAGCGCGCACGGGCAGGCGTGGGAGCACTACGAACGCGCCAAAACCGCCGCCCGCGAAGCCCTATCCGCTCCACTGGTCGCACACGCGACCGCAGAACAGGCATTCGTGCTCATCGACATCGGCGAGACGGCCGCAGCCGCCGAACAACTCGCCGCCGCCCGCGAGCTGGCATCGGAAGCTGCACCGCCCTTGCTGCGCGCTTGGCTCGCGGCCGCGCATGGGGAAGGACTCTCCGCTCTCGGGCACCGAGACGGGGCGCTGCGCGCGTTCGACGAAGCCGACCAGCTCTTGCCCGCCGAAGCGACAGACCCCGCGCTGCCGTTCCTATTCCTCGCTGGCGCACACCTGGACCGGTGGCGCGGCAACGCATTGAGCAAGCTCGGCGAGCCGGAAGCGATCGACCAACTCACCGACGCACTGCCACGGCTACCCGAAGCATTCACCCGCGCCCGCACTGGAATCCTCGTGGACCTCGCGTACGCCCACGCCGCGGCCGGAGACCGAGACGCCGCGCTCGAACACTCCCGGCAAGCGCGACGCCTGGCCTCGCAGATCAAGTCCGACCGCCAGCTACGGCGACTCAGCGGCTTGATCCTTCCCGGCGGCTCCACGTGA